Proteins from one Pelotomaculum isophthalicicum JI genomic window:
- a CDS encoding capping complex subunit for YIEGIA, whose amino-acid sequence MLNAPSGTILAVITLNMEEVGGGAPIFFARDEEKQEKIALYLSRMLDATVHDLENGTLIIIRH is encoded by the coding sequence TTGCTTAACGCGCCTTCGGGAACAATCTTAGCTGTAATCACCCTTAATATGGAGGAAGTCGGCGGGGGCGCCCCCATTTTTTTTGCCAGAGACGAAGAAAAACAAGAAAAGATAGCCCTTTATTTGTCAAGAATGCTGGACGCGACGGTGCATGATTTGGAGAACGGAACCCTTATAATTATCCGGCATTAG
- a CDS encoding DUF3189 family protein, protein MKKILYFSSSKFPIAGLAGAIHSGMLPEGKESAVSVLWNLPFMNSNQNSEGVIISLGEDKQGNKIFALSVKGDRELINRLIESIISIFKRAPDELYLVNIKFKENSFVRTGWRLCHSALLAPLGRAIIIACFKKIYVSLSQLVSDQKEVTGKLT, encoded by the coding sequence TTGAAAAAAATACTATACTTCAGCAGCAGTAAATTCCCTATCGCCGGTTTGGCCGGCGCGATTCATTCAGGCATGCTGCCGGAGGGGAAAGAGTCTGCAGTAAGCGTATTGTGGAATCTTCCTTTCATGAATTCAAACCAAAATAGTGAAGGCGTTATAATATCCCTGGGAGAAGACAAACAAGGAAATAAGATATTTGCCCTCTCCGTTAAAGGTGATCGTGAATTGATCAACCGTTTGATCGAAAGTATTATTAGTATTTTTAAACGAGCGCCGGATGAGCTATATCTAGTGAATATTAAATTCAAGGAGAACAGCTTTGTTCGAACAGGCTGGCGTTTATGCCATTCCGCCTTGTTAGCCCCGCTGGGAAGAGCAATTATTATTGCCTGTTTCAAAAAGATATATGTTTCTCTAAGCCAATTAGTAAGTGATCAAAAAGAAGTGACAGGAAAACTCACTTGA
- a CDS encoding TM1266 family iron-only hydrogenase system putative regulator: MEKHVCIIGILVNQKSENAPKVQQILTKYGSLILLRSGIPYSKCDRGIINLTVEATPDELDCMTKELSSITDIISKSMILANDANQLQICSL, translated from the coding sequence ATGGAAAAACATGTTTGTATTATTGGTATTTTAGTTAATCAGAAATCAGAAAATGCACCCAAAGTACAGCAAATATTAACGAAATATGGTTCATTAATTTTACTTCGCAGTGGAATTCCTTATTCTAAATGTGATCGTGGTATTATAAACTTAACGGTCGAAGCTACTCCTGATGAATTGGATTGTATGACTAAAGAACTTAGTAGTATCACGGACATTATATCTAAATCAATGATATTAGCTAATGATGCTAATCAATTACAAATATGTAGTTTATAA
- a CDS encoding cupin domain-containing protein: MKLVRLENIATFITPKGITAKKILENKSFVIMNILLKSGEVLEKHEASVDIFFYVMKGKGIIQIGNEEEYIGATDIVFSPKGTPHGLKTLPGEELQVLVVKNPISG, translated from the coding sequence ATGAAACTGGTTAGATTGGAAAATATCGCCACATTCATAACACCAAAAGGTATCACAGCTAAAAAAATTTTAGAGAATAAATCATTTGTCATTATGAACATTCTTCTTAAATCAGGTGAAGTCCTGGAAAAACACGAAGCCTCTGTCGATATTTTCTTTTATGTGATGAAGGGTAAAGGCATTATCCAAATTGGGAATGAAGAAGAATATATTGGAGCGACAGATATAGTTTTTAGCCCAAAAGGTACGCCACATGGCCTTAAAACGTTGCCAGGCGAAGAGCTTCAAGTACTGGTAGTTAAGAACCCTATTTCAGGCTAG
- a CDS encoding bifunctional 4-hydroxy-3-methylbut-2-enyl diphosphate reductase/30S ribosomal protein S1, with protein MEVRIAGKAGFCFGVNRAIEMARATVFERAGPVYSLGPLIHNPQVQARLAEMGIKEISDPVEADTGTLIIRSHGVEPAVLQTARARGLNIVDATCPFVHRAHVLARDLTAKGYQVVVVGDKNHPEVRGIIGWTGEQGLVIENADESSLLSLTGKIGIIAQTTQSLDNFKSTVEAISKTAAEIKVFNTICSATAERQQAALELARQVDVMVVAGGINSANTRKLVDICRKSGKTTYHVETAADLKQSWFRGAKVAGLTAGASTPDWIIEEVKRRMSDNEEMVSAEEGMKDAVEVKALRHGEIVKGVVVHVGQDEVMVDVGAKSEGVIPIRELSCCEVTSPQDVVKVGDEIEVCVLKAEDNEGKLILSKEKADAEKAWAKLEEALNTQEPINGTVREVVKGGLLVDVGARAFLPASLVERGYVEDLSKYLGQEITARVIEINRGRKKVILSRKAVLEEDYARIRQEMLENLQEGQIVKGTVRRLTQFGAFVDIGGVDGLLHISEMSWYRINHPSEVVKVGDELEVMVLKVDRENEKISLGLKQVLPNPWDSVDEKYPVGSIIIAKVVRLAPFGAFVQLEPGVEGLVHISHLADRHVAKPEEVVTEGEEVNVKVLSVDKADKRIRLSIREVTKEKQERESRDYSSAMGQETDNEVITIGDMVGNVFEKKD; from the coding sequence ATGGAAGTGCGTATAGCCGGAAAAGCCGGGTTTTGTTTCGGTGTGAATAGAGCTATTGAAATGGCGCGAGCAACAGTGTTTGAGAGAGCCGGCCCGGTTTATTCCCTGGGTCCTTTAATTCACAATCCGCAAGTACAGGCTCGACTGGCTGAAATGGGTATTAAAGAAATCTCGGATCCGGTGGAAGCAGATACCGGTACGCTTATAATCAGGTCTCATGGTGTCGAGCCTGCCGTTTTGCAAACAGCTAGAGCCCGGGGTTTGAATATTGTGGATGCCACTTGCCCCTTTGTGCACAGAGCACATGTTCTTGCACGTGACCTCACCGCGAAAGGTTATCAAGTGGTGGTAGTTGGAGACAAAAACCACCCGGAAGTACGCGGCATAATAGGTTGGACCGGTGAGCAGGGCTTGGTTATAGAGAACGCCGACGAATCAAGTCTTTTGTCATTGACCGGCAAGATAGGAATAATCGCTCAAACCACGCAATCTCTGGATAATTTTAAATCAACCGTTGAGGCTATTAGTAAGACAGCAGCTGAAATAAAAGTATTCAATACAATTTGCAGTGCTACAGCAGAGCGGCAACAAGCTGCCCTGGAACTAGCCCGTCAAGTTGACGTGATGGTTGTAGCCGGAGGAATAAACAGCGCAAATACCAGGAAACTGGTTGATATCTGCCGGAAATCGGGTAAAACAACATATCATGTCGAAACAGCGGCTGATCTGAAGCAGTCTTGGTTTCGGGGAGCGAAAGTTGCGGGGTTAACAGCGGGTGCATCCACGCCTGACTGGATTATAGAGGAGGTTAAAAGACGAATGAGTGACAATGAAGAGATGGTCAGTGCTGAAGAAGGCATGAAGGATGCTGTAGAGGTAAAGGCGCTACGGCATGGCGAAATTGTCAAAGGAGTAGTGGTTCACGTTGGACAGGATGAAGTAATGGTCGACGTGGGCGCGAAATCGGAAGGAGTTATTCCCATCAGGGAACTGTCCTGCTGTGAAGTTACTTCCCCCCAAGACGTTGTCAAGGTAGGGGATGAAATAGAGGTATGCGTTTTGAAGGCAGAGGACAACGAAGGGAAGCTAATTCTATCCAAAGAGAAAGCTGATGCTGAAAAAGCTTGGGCTAAACTGGAAGAAGCGTTAAACACCCAAGAACCTATAAATGGAACAGTCCGTGAAGTAGTTAAAGGCGGTCTGTTGGTGGATGTTGGAGCGAGGGCGTTTTTACCCGCTTCCCTGGTTGAACGTGGTTATGTTGAAGACCTTTCTAAATACCTGGGGCAGGAAATTACTGCCCGTGTGATAGAAATAAACCGTGGCAGGAAAAAAGTAATTTTATCGCGTAAAGCAGTGCTTGAGGAAGATTATGCCCGCATTCGTCAGGAAATGCTTGAAAACTTGCAAGAAGGGCAAATTGTCAAAGGTACTGTGCGCCGCTTGACTCAATTTGGAGCTTTTGTTGATATCGGCGGTGTAGACGGCCTCCTGCACATTTCCGAAATGTCCTGGTACCGGATTAACCATCCTTCCGAAGTAGTAAAAGTCGGCGATGAACTGGAAGTGATGGTTCTAAAAGTCGACCGGGAAAATGAGAAAATATCATTAGGCTTAAAGCAAGTGCTGCCAAATCCATGGGACAGTGTAGATGAGAAATATCCCGTCGGTAGTATCATTATAGCAAAAGTTGTACGTCTTGCACCTTTTGGCGCATTTGTTCAGCTTGAACCTGGTGTGGAAGGACTCGTACACATATCTCACCTGGCTGACCGGCACGTGGCCAAACCTGAAGAAGTAGTAACCGAAGGTGAAGAGGTAAACGTCAAAGTATTAAGTGTAGATAAGGCTGATAAGCGTATACGCTTATCAATCAGAGAAGTCACCAAGGAAAAACAGGAGCGGGAATCACGTGATTATTCCAGTGCCATGGGACAAGAAACCGACAATGAAGTTATTACCATAGGTGACATGGTCGGCAACGTGTTTGAGAAAAAAGATTAG
- a CDS encoding hemerythrin domain-containing protein has protein sequence MLWLDKFHEEHMAIIRILPKLEGNLKDIEYGGAGQNVIWELIEFATVIKNVLIPHFKEEDLIVYPKAASVDENGKIFISGMYDEHKILYEAFDGFIKSIGDMPDKEKNLKHITAQIISTSKNINIEETPKNFNRSWPVQPLEGNIDKEAILKYGYQIVQMLGEHIKKEETVVAELIKRATDIKRQSTQ, from the coding sequence ATGCTTTGGTTAGATAAGTTTCACGAAGAACACATGGCAATAATAAGGATATTACCAAAATTGGAAGGAAACTTAAAGGATATAGAGTACGGTGGAGCAGGCCAAAATGTTATCTGGGAGTTAATAGAGTTTGCCACGGTGATAAAAAATGTTTTAATACCTCATTTTAAAGAAGAAGATTTGATTGTTTACCCAAAGGCCGCTAGTGTTGATGAGAACGGTAAAATATTTATTAGCGGTATGTACGATGAGCATAAAATTCTTTACGAAGCCTTTGATGGCTTCATTAAATCAATAGGAGATATGCCTGACAAGGAAAAAAATTTAAAACACATTACGGCACAAATTATTTCTACTTCAAAGAATATTAATATCGAAGAGACCCCGAAGAATTTTAATAGATCATGGCCGGTTCAACCACTGGAGGGGAATATTGATAAAGAAGCGATCCTGAAGTATGGTTATCAAATCGTACAAATGCTCGGCGAACATATTAAGAAAGAGGAGACTGTAGTAGCTGAATTGATAAAAAGAGCGACAGATATAAAGCGACAAAGCACACAGTAA
- a CDS encoding YIEGIA family protein: MQGVTGLSHYYPDYLAVILIGVLAGTASRIILLRIDYRQYPGYPHGYLTHTALGLIASALGAVAVPALLKPDFVAVTFLSLAAQQFREIRNVERQTLESLEKTELVKRGLDYIEGIARTFEARNYLVMGTSLITAFAAQFGGIPAAVFAAFLMLYASYYFMSGELIGDICDVVPARLSFEEGILKVDEIGLVNIGLKSMRDKILRDGLAVRIKPRDSNARATIHDIGQRTAIAFTAAVFLGTKKDVDLPEFTPLARKNPDTGDVGLYIVPVHKDIEKLIAAIKLTPVLESARSKPLNANQASSQLRRR; encoded by the coding sequence TTGCAGGGGGTGACGGGACTGTCACATTATTATCCTGATTACCTGGCTGTGATATTGATCGGTGTCCTAGCCGGCACTGCGTCCCGAATCATTTTGCTGCGGATTGACTACCGTCAATATCCCGGGTACCCGCACGGCTATCTGACCCATACGGCACTTGGCTTAATTGCTTCCGCTTTGGGGGCGGTCGCTGTTCCCGCTCTATTGAAACCCGATTTTGTGGCAGTGACTTTTTTATCATTGGCCGCGCAGCAATTCCGGGAAATTCGCAATGTGGAGCGGCAAACATTGGAAAGCCTGGAGAAAACAGAATTGGTAAAAAGAGGTCTGGACTACATCGAAGGAATAGCGAGGACTTTTGAAGCAAGGAACTATCTGGTGATGGGGACATCCCTCATTACCGCTTTTGCCGCCCAGTTTGGCGGCATCCCGGCCGCGGTATTCGCAGCCTTCCTCATGCTCTACGCCAGCTATTATTTTATGTCGGGCGAGTTAATCGGTGATATATGTGATGTTGTACCTGCAAGATTGAGCTTTGAGGAGGGCATCTTAAAAGTTGACGAGATTGGCTTGGTTAATATTGGCCTAAAGTCAATGCGGGATAAAATATTGCGAGACGGATTAGCTGTGAGGATCAAACCCAGAGATAGCAACGCGCGTGCCACTATTCACGATATCGGACAGCGGACGGCGATTGCCTTTACCGCGGCGGTTTTCTTGGGAACAAAGAAAGATGTGGACTTGCCTGAATTTACCCCTCTAGCCAGGAAGAACCCGGATACCGGTGATGTTGGGCTTTATATTGTACCTGTACATAAGGACATCGAAAAGTTAATTGCCGCTATAAAACTCACGCCGGTGCTGGAGAGCGCCAGGAGCAAGCCGCTAAATGCGAACCAAGCGTCAAGTCAGTTGAGAAGAAGGTGA
- a CDS encoding lysophospholipid acyltransferase family protein gives MVYILARFVCRIVLAVLRRWEIHGLSNLPAEGGLVLVSNHTSYWDPVIVGCAINRRINYMAKSELFDIPLLSTFIRAVGTFPVRRDQLDRTAIRTAMKLLEEGQIVGVFPEGTRSRTGELLKPHPGAAMLALKAGVPFLPVAIKGSRGFFGKVRVNIGKPVFYKTDAKTSRADMEKVSNSIMDQIAELLDKL, from the coding sequence ATGGTCTATATTTTGGCCCGGTTTGTTTGCCGGATTGTTCTAGCAGTGTTAAGACGCTGGGAAATCCACGGGTTGTCCAACCTTCCGGCGGAAGGCGGACTGGTGCTGGTTTCAAACCATACTAGCTACTGGGATCCGGTTATAGTTGGTTGCGCCATCAACCGGAGAATTAATTACATGGCCAAATCAGAGTTGTTTGATATCCCTTTGCTTAGCACGTTCATCCGTGCTGTAGGCACTTTTCCGGTTAGACGGGATCAGTTAGACCGGACAGCAATCCGTACGGCGATGAAACTGTTGGAGGAAGGTCAAATTGTAGGCGTTTTCCCTGAAGGTACAAGAAGTCGCACCGGCGAATTGTTAAAGCCGCATCCAGGTGCGGCTATGTTGGCTTTGAAAGCAGGTGTGCCATTTTTGCCGGTTGCCATTAAAGGTTCAAGGGGGTTTTTTGGCAAAGTAAGGGTAAATATCGGCAAACCGGTGTTTTATAAAACAGACGCAAAAACTTCACGAGCGGATATGGAAAAGGTCAGTAATAGTATAATGGACCAAATAGCTGAACTATTAGATAAACTTTAA
- the spoIIP gene encoding stage II sporulation protein P encodes MKEKNKIIIGLGVMVLLAGALLYYHFNSLLLRPAFTAAGFFNKETPDHLIGRYTTIVDEEGTTISEMARIASTGDELYTSEGKHYRVERVQGDKAEAKFLGMDSQILAYNEFYAGLSAAVVKNLAEKNKGTFAVYHSHTDESYVPSDGTEAIPFKGGIYQVGKTMVDKLQGEGFQVNYDQTPHDPHDNNAYTRSRRTATNLLKTNPSAIFDVHRDGVPDPNYYRSKIDGKNVAKLRLVLGRENPRMSANMDFAKQMMASANELHPKVVKEIFVGKGDYNQDLTPTALLIEAGTHTNTKEEAEAGMSMFAEAIPVVLGVSPTAPTPGAPGAPITNRPSGTTAGAWKALGWILGLTIVGGLAFLLISSGGMENAKKRLTGFGREFNSFLGPRVAARKIGKQNPKAKINDSSNDSTVNEVLRERKDDLTKD; translated from the coding sequence ATGAAGGAAAAGAATAAAATCATCATTGGGCTAGGCGTCATGGTGCTGCTGGCCGGCGCTTTATTATATTATCACTTTAATAGTCTTTTACTAAGGCCGGCTTTTACAGCCGCAGGTTTTTTTAATAAAGAAACACCGGATCATCTAATCGGCCGATATACCACTATCGTTGATGAAGAGGGAACCACTATCAGCGAAATGGCCAGAATAGCTTCAACGGGAGATGAATTATACACATCGGAGGGCAAGCATTACCGGGTGGAACGTGTCCAAGGGGACAAGGCTGAAGCGAAATTCCTGGGCATGGATTCACAAATATTAGCTTATAATGAATTTTACGCCGGTCTAAGTGCGGCGGTAGTTAAAAACCTGGCAGAGAAGAACAAGGGCACTTTTGCGGTATACCACTCTCATACGGATGAATCTTATGTCCCTTCGGACGGTACTGAGGCGATTCCCTTTAAAGGTGGCATATATCAGGTTGGCAAAACGATGGTAGATAAGCTTCAAGGGGAAGGATTTCAAGTCAACTATGATCAGACGCCCCATGATCCGCATGATAACAACGCCTATACACGTTCCCGCAGGACGGCCACTAATTTATTGAAGACAAACCCGTCGGCTATATTTGACGTGCACCGGGACGGGGTTCCTGACCCAAATTACTACCGGTCAAAAATAGATGGCAAAAATGTTGCTAAGCTTCGTCTGGTGCTTGGCCGGGAAAACCCGAGAATGTCCGCTAATATGGATTTTGCAAAACAGATGATGGCTTCTGCCAACGAACTGCACCCTAAGGTAGTAAAGGAGATTTTTGTCGGAAAAGGCGACTATAATCAGGATCTAACGCCGACAGCGCTGTTGATCGAAGCCGGTACACACACAAATACCAAAGAAGAAGCAGAAGCGGGCATGTCGATGTTTGCTGAAGCTATTCCCGTGGTGCTCGGTGTTTCACCAACCGCACCCACACCAGGCGCGCCTGGAGCGCCTATCACAAATAGGCCGTCCGGGACGACGGCCGGAGCATGGAAGGCGTTGGGGTGGATCCTTGGCTTGACGATAGTTGGAGGGTTGGCATTCTTATTAATCAGTTCCGGCGGCATGGAAAACGCAAAAAAAAGACTGACAGGCTTCGGCAGGGAATTTAACAGCTTCCTGGGTCCGCGCGTGGCTGCGCGTAAAATTGGCAAGCAAAACCCAAAAGCAAAAATTAATGATTCGAGTAACGATTCCACTGTGAACGAAGTATTGAGAGAACGGAAAGATGACCTGACAAAGGACTAA
- a CDS encoding DUF512 domain-containing protein, with protein sequence MRQLGLEVFRVEPGSIAGELGLEPGDRIVRINGEQVRDLIDLRFLETDESLDIIIAKRDGTRWDLDVEKDYDEPLGIDFGPGNFGPTVQCANRCLFCFVDQMPPNMRRTLYLKDDDYRLSFLSGNFITLTNLRDDQLRRIARQRLSPLYISVHTTNPELRERMLGNKKAGLILEQLKYLAGAGIEMHTQVVLCPGINDKKELERTLDDLVSLWPAVSSMALVPVGLTRFRQGCFPLRVFNIDEAARLVQWVTRKQDDCIERLKNPFVFASDEFYLLSGEQIPNAERYAGFPQVENGVGLTRLFQDEWEVIKTRLPQRAPQLKATLATGILGEKALKPVADVLNDIKGLDVSISVINNHFFGKQITVAGLITGQDLSTQLDPGKIGDLLVLPAVMFKKDEEVFLDGMTLPELSRRLKKPIAVADGPRQLIEVLLPYANL encoded by the coding sequence ATGAGGCAACTGGGGTTGGAAGTATTCAGGGTGGAACCGGGCAGTATTGCCGGTGAACTTGGGCTGGAACCGGGTGACCGGATAGTACGGATAAACGGTGAACAAGTGCGGGATTTAATAGACCTCCGTTTTTTAGAAACTGACGAAAGTTTGGATATCATTATAGCGAAGCGAGACGGCACCCGTTGGGATCTGGATGTTGAAAAAGATTATGACGAGCCTCTGGGCATTGATTTCGGCCCGGGTAACTTCGGACCCACAGTCCAATGCGCTAATAGATGCCTTTTTTGTTTTGTTGACCAAATGCCTCCCAACATGCGGAGGACGCTTTATTTAAAGGATGACGACTACCGGCTTTCTTTTTTAAGCGGTAATTTTATTACTCTTACCAACCTGCGGGATGATCAATTGCGAAGGATTGCCAGACAAAGGCTAAGTCCTTTGTACATATCGGTTCATACGACTAACCCGGAATTAAGAGAGCGGATGCTTGGAAACAAAAAAGCCGGGTTGATTTTAGAACAGCTTAAATACCTGGCCGGGGCAGGAATAGAAATGCATACCCAGGTAGTGCTTTGTCCCGGAATAAATGATAAAAAAGAGCTTGAAAGGACTTTAGACGACCTGGTTAGCCTATGGCCGGCAGTCAGTTCCATGGCTTTGGTGCCGGTTGGACTGACCAGGTTCAGACAGGGTTGTTTTCCACTGCGGGTTTTCAATATCGATGAAGCGGCGCGATTGGTACAATGGGTTACCCGTAAGCAGGACGATTGTATTGAACGGCTGAAAAACCCGTTCGTTTTCGCTTCGGATGAATTTTACCTGTTGTCCGGTGAACAAATTCCCAACGCGGAAAGATATGCCGGATTTCCCCAGGTGGAAAACGGGGTTGGTTTAACCCGTCTTTTTCAGGATGAGTGGGAGGTTATTAAAACAAGATTGCCCCAAAGAGCACCCCAACTCAAGGCTACTTTAGCTACCGGCATTCTCGGTGAAAAGGCGCTTAAGCCAGTGGCGGACGTGCTTAATGACATCAAAGGACTGGATGTTTCAATCTCAGTTATCAATAATCATTTTTTTGGCAAGCAAATTACTGTAGCCGGTTTGATTACCGGTCAGGATTTGAGCACCCAGCTTGATCCCGGCAAGATCGGGGATCTCCTTGTGCTTCCGGCGGTAATGTTTAAAAAAGATGAAGAAGTATTCTTAGATGGAATGACTTTGCCGGAGCTTTCCCGGCGCTTGAAAAAACCGATTGCAGTGGCTGACGGTCCACGGCAATTGATTGAAGTCTTGCTGCCATACGCCAACCTGTGA
- a CDS encoding indolepyruvate ferredoxin oxidoreductase subunit alpha has protein sequence MHPIVNSETCIACATCYEVCPADPKVFEVNDFSTVVHPEACLGCGACEDSCPTSSITLTE, from the coding sequence ATGCATCCAATAGTAAACAGCGAAACGTGTATTGCTTGCGCCACCTGTTATGAGGTATGTCCGGCAGATCCAAAGGTATTTGAAGTAAACGACTTTTCCACAGTTGTTCACCCGGAAGCCTGTCTCGGATGTGGAGCTTGTGAAGATAGTTGCCCAACTAGTTCAATTACATTAACAGAGTAA
- the cmk gene encoding (d)CMP kinase gives MDPKPNIAIDGPAGAGKSTVAKMVAKELGYLYIDTGAMYRAVTLKALREGLDLNEPVSVGEMAAAVSVELIAGDDHNLKVLLDGEDVTEQIRSPHISRNVSLTASIPAVRKHLVKLQKEMAKQGGVVMEGRDIGTVVLPDARIKIYLTASTEERARRRREELFAKGYHVDQEQMEAEILERDRIDTSREADPLTPAPDAEIIDCSSFTAEKVVKMIKDRVLTER, from the coding sequence ATGGATCCAAAGCCTAATATCGCTATAGACGGACCCGCCGGGGCCGGCAAAAGTACAGTAGCTAAAATGGTCGCAAAAGAACTTGGATATTTATATATAGATACGGGCGCAATGTACCGGGCAGTCACGTTAAAGGCTCTTCGAGAAGGACTGGACCTGAATGAGCCGGTTTCCGTCGGTGAAATGGCGGCAGCCGTCTCCGTCGAACTCATAGCCGGGGATGATCATAACTTGAAAGTATTGCTGGACGGTGAGGATGTTACTGAACAAATTAGGAGTCCGCACATTTCTAGGAATGTTTCTTTAACTGCCAGTATTCCCGCAGTGAGAAAGCATTTGGTAAAGCTGCAAAAGGAAATGGCCAAACAAGGCGGTGTGGTTATGGAAGGGCGGGATATAGGAACGGTGGTTCTCCCGGACGCCCGGATCAAGATTTATCTTACCGCGTCTACTGAAGAAAGAGCGAGAAGACGCAGGGAGGAGCTTTTCGCAAAAGGCTACCATGTTGATCAGGAGCAGATGGAGGCGGAAATACTAGAAAGAGATAGAATAGACACTTCCAGGGAGGCTGATCCCTTGACTCCGGCTCCAGACGCAGAGATTATTGACTGTTCTTCCTTTACTGCCGAGAAGGTTGTTAAGATGATTAAAGATCGGGTTTTAACGGAAAGGTAA
- a CDS encoding DUF3189 family protein produces the protein MKIIYHCYGGAHSSVTAASIHLGLLPVDRVPVLKEFWEIPFYDRQENDEHGHIFFMGLDESGNEIYFSACRGRPLVFQSVFKGLAGIFDIPQEEYLLVDVMKNVNWTMKLGGYLSRRCGYTKIGRPIVTLGTQAAYLQVINLVRKVKKTIGGNVEKNTILQQQ, from the coding sequence ATGAAAATAATCTACCATTGTTACGGCGGCGCGCATTCCTCGGTCACAGCCGCTTCAATCCATTTGGGTTTATTACCCGTGGACCGTGTGCCTGTCCTAAAAGAATTCTGGGAAATACCATTTTATGACCGGCAGGAAAACGATGAGCACGGGCATATTTTTTTTATGGGTCTGGATGAATCCGGGAATGAGATATATTTTTCAGCGTGTCGCGGCAGGCCGCTTGTGTTTCAAAGCGTTTTCAAAGGTTTGGCCGGCATTTTTGATATACCGCAGGAAGAATATTTACTGGTTGACGTAATGAAAAATGTGAATTGGACAATGAAATTAGGCGGTTATCTTTCCAGACGGTGCGGTTATACAAAGATCGGGCGTCCGATAGTCACCCTGGGCACCCAGGCGGCTTATTTACAGGTTATTAATTTGGTCCGGAAAGTTAAAAAAACAATCGGTGGTAACGTTGAAAAAAATACTATACTTCAGCAGCAGTAA
- a CDS encoding DUF1614 domain-containing protein, which translates to MERFPVGITLLLIGSIVIYLGLAQRALDRMRLSDRGALLVIAAIIIGSYINIPIPFAPFNTSINVGGALVPIGLAIYLLAKAGTAKEWSRAVIGAVVTAIAVYIIGSLVNSGSTVEPAGRYAILDAIYLYPLVGGIVAYIFGRSRRAAFISATLGVLLVDIFHYVWLLRNGAPGNYNVAIGGGGAFDTIILAGIVAILLAEVIGESFERLSGGPSAEGRPHGLVQGLQKPELGVSDESSQNMHREAESSAFSDKKRKEDVDKHEGKE; encoded by the coding sequence TTGGAGCGATTCCCGGTAGGTATCACCCTTTTGCTGATTGGATCGATAGTTATTTATCTTGGGTTGGCCCAACGCGCTCTTGACCGGATGAGACTGTCCGATCGTGGCGCGCTGCTCGTCATTGCCGCAATCATTATCGGCAGTTATATTAATATTCCCATACCTTTTGCTCCTTTTAACACTTCAATTAACGTTGGGGGCGCGCTGGTGCCGATAGGGTTGGCAATATACCTTTTGGCTAAGGCTGGCACCGCAAAGGAATGGAGCAGGGCTGTCATCGGCGCGGTAGTAACGGCGATAGCCGTATACATAATCGGCTCGCTGGTAAATTCCGGTTCCACCGTTGAGCCGGCTGGACGTTATGCAATATTGGATGCGATTTATCTCTACCCGCTGGTAGGCGGGATTGTCGCTTACATTTTCGGCAGATCCCGGCGGGCGGCATTTATCTCCGCAACTCTGGGCGTACTATTAGTTGATATATTTCACTATGTCTGGCTATTAAGAAATGGCGCGCCGGGTAATTATAATGTTGCCATAGGTGGCGGCGGCGCTTTCGACACAATTATTCTAGCCGGTATTGTGGCGATTCTTTTGGCTGAAGTTATTGGTGAATCGTTTGAAAGATTGTCCGGTGGACCGAGTGCCGAAGGAAGACCGCACGGACTGGTGCAAGGACTGCAAAAACCGGAACTCGGCGTTTCGGATGAAAGCAGCCAAAACATGCACAGGGAAGCTGAAAGTAGCGCTTTTAGCGATAAAAAGAGAAAGGAGGATGTCGATAAACATGAAGGAAAAGAATAA